In Aquila chrysaetos chrysaetos unplaced genomic scaffold, bAquChr1.4, whole genome shotgun sequence, one genomic interval encodes:
- the LOC115338068 gene encoding olfactory receptor 14C36-like, whose translation MPNSSSITQFLLLEFADTRELQLLHFWLFLGIYLAALLGNGLIIIAVACDQHLHTPMYFFLLNLSLLDLGSISTTVPKSMANSLWDTRDISYAGCTAQVFFFLFLMSVEYFLLTLVAYDRYVAICKPLHYGTLPGSRACANMAAAAWGSGFLYAVLHTANTFSLPLCQGNAVNQFFCEIPQILKLCCSNSYLREFEVLVFSAILAFGCFVFNVLSYAQIFRAVLRIPSEQGRHKAFSTCLPHLAVVSLYVSTATFACLKPPSISSHSLNLVVAVLYSVVPPAVNPLIYSLRNQDLKDAMRKVF comes from the coding sequence ATGcccaacagcagctccatcaccCAGTTCCTCCTCCTGGAGTTTGCAGACAcgcgggagctgcagctcttgcacttctggctcttcctgggcatctacctggctgccctcctgggcAACGGCCTCATCATCATCGCTGTAGCCTGCGACCAGCACCTCCACAcccccatgtacttcttcctcctcaacctctccctcctcgacctgggctccatctccaccactgtccccaaaTCCATGGCCAACTCCCTCTGGGACACCAGGGATATTTCCTATGCAGGATGCACTGCtcaggtctttttctttctcttcttgatGTCAGtggagtattttcttctcacccTCGTGGCCTATGACCGCTacgttgccatctgcaaacccctgcactacgggaccctcccgggcagcagagcttgtgccaacatggcagcagctgcctggggcagtggtTTCCTCTATGCCGTGCTGCACACTGCCAATACATTTTCACTGCCACTCTGCCAAGGCAATGCCGTGaaccagttcttctgtgaaatccctCAGATCCTCAAGCTCTGCTGCTCCAACTCATACCTCAGGGAATTTGAGGTTCTTGTATTTAGTGCTATTTTAGcttttgggtgttttgttttcaatgtgCTGTCCTATGCgcagatcttcagggctgtgctgaggatcCCCTCCGAGCAGGGACgccacaaagccttttccacgtGCCTGCCTCACCTGGCCGTGGTCTCCCTTTATGTCAGTACTGCCACATTTGCCTGCCTGAagcccccctccatctcctcccatTCCCTCAATCTGGTGGTAGCTGTTCTGTACTCGGTGGTGCCTCCCGCAGTGAACCCCCTCATCTACAGCTTGAGGAACCAAGATCTCAAGGATGCCATGAGGAAAGTGTTTTAA